In one window of Hyla sarda isolate aHylSar1 chromosome 1, aHylSar1.hap1, whole genome shotgun sequence DNA:
- the LOC130271565 gene encoding transcription factor JunD-like gives MMMTSATTDHVKMEPPFYHEDTLNLQDFAQISGYSAGTTGSTTGPHQASGGDSGVRYTPEHKMMSANIIIQGGSLKKKSLTPVPSVSVTAAVIPVGFSEVITHGSDALKLIQGVGSGLGESSGGGHDIVVGNDLNPVPVTVDGGAIVVAAGNTTASSSNNGSTPSDVSLLPSASAAALNLLKLSPPELEHLLIQAANPGLSATSSSNPNPAPVVPPQQGTPVPATTVPHPFLYRNQQVITQEQEGFADGFVKALADLHKQNQLLGAPISPSALATGSPSYPTRSLHPAGEVPVYTNLSSFNPVAAASQLSPTLPQPPPPATYAGNSASTTPAVQLHFPGLNRLHTVRGPLDEPQTVPDVSQSSATAGSAGDTSTPPSLSPIDLETQERIKAERKRLRNRIAASKCRKRKLERIARLEEKVKVLKSQNSDLASTASLLREQVSQLKHKVMSHVTSGCQIAVAKSSPGSKTGDASTC, from the coding sequence ATGATGATGACCAGCGCCACCACTGACCATGTGAAAATGGAGCCTCCCTTTTATCATGAGGATACTCTGAATTTGCAGGATTTTGCACAGATCTCAGGATACAGTGCTGGCACTACTGGAAGCACCACAGGTCCTCATCAAGCTAGTGGGGGAGATAGTGGAGTCAGGTACACTCCAGAACATAAAATGATGAGTGCCAACATTATAATTCAGGGGGGCAGCCTAAAAAAGAAAAGCTTGACCCCTGTTCCATCTGTTTCAGTTACAGCAGCTGTCATTCCTGTTGGATTCTCTGAAGTTATTACTCATGGAAGTGATGCACTGAAGTTGATTCAAGGTGTGGGCAGTGGACTTGGTGAATCTTCAGGAGGTGGCCATGATATTGTGGTTGGAAATGACCTTAATCCAGTGCCAGTTACAGTAGATGGAGGTGCCATAGTGGTGGCTGCTGGAAACACTACCGCAAGCAGTAGCAACAATGGCAGCACCCCATCAGATGTCTCTCTTCTTCcttctgcttcagctgctgctctGAATCTTCTTAAACTTTCTCCTCCTGAACTAGAGCATCTCCTAATACAGGCTGCCAATCCTGGTCTTTCAGCCACATCCAGCAGTAATCCCAATCCTGCTCCAGTGGTCCCCCCACAGCAGGGTACACCAGTACCTGCAACCACAGTCCCACATCCATTCCTGTACCGCAACCAACAAGTTATCACTCAAGAGCAGGAAGGATTTGCAGATGGCTTTGTAAAAGCTTTAGCAGATCTACATAAACAGAATCAGTTATTGGGGGCACCTATTTCACCATCAGCTCTTGCTACAGGCTCTCCCTCTTATCCTACTCGCTCACTGCATCCAGCTGGAGAAGTACCTGTCTACACTAATCTCAGCAGCTTTAACCCAGTAGCTGCTGCTTCCCAACTGAGTCCAACTCTTCCTCAGCCTCCACCTCCAGCTACTTATGCTGGTAATTCTGCCAGTACTACACCAGCTGTACAGTTACATTTCCCAGGGCTAAATCGGCTACATACAGTAAGGGGTCCACTAGATGAACCACAAACTGTGCCTGATGTGTCCCAGTCTAGTGCTACAGCAGGTAGTGCAGGGGATACAAGCACACCCCCTTCTCTTTCTCCAATTGATctagagacacaggagagaatcAAAGCAGAGAGGAAAAGACTAAGAAACCGAATTGCTGCCTCAAAGTGCCGTAAAAGGAAGTTGGAGCGAATTGCACGCTTAGAAGAGAAGGTAAAAGTGCTCAAGTCTCAGAACTCTGACCTGGCATCCACTGCCAGTCTCCTGCGAGAGCAAGTATCTCAGCTGAAACATAAAGTTATGAGTCATGTTACTAGTGGCTGTCAAATAGCTGTGGCCAAATCTTCACCAGGGTCTAAGACAGGAGATGCCTCTACTTGTTGA